In a genomic window of Streptomyces noursei ATCC 11455:
- a CDS encoding nitrilase-related carbon-nitrogen hydrolase, whose translation MADVVRAALVQATWTGDTESMIAKHEEHARAAAAQGAKVIGFQEVFNAPYFCQVQEPEHYRWAEPVPDGPTVRRMQDLARETGMVVVVPVFEVEQSGFYYNTAAVIDADGTVLGKYRKHHIPQVKGFWEKYYFRPGNVGWPVFDTAVGRIGVYICYDRHFPEGWRQLGLNGAQLVYNPSATSRGLSGYLWRLEQPAAAVANEYFVAAINRVGVEEYGDNEFYGSSYFVDPRGQFVGEPASDTKEELVVRDLDFDLIDQVRQQWAFYRDRRPDAYEGLVRP comes from the coding sequence ATGGCCGATGTTGTGCGTGCCGCACTGGTCCAGGCGACCTGGACCGGCGACACCGAATCGATGATCGCGAAACACGAGGAGCACGCCAGGGCGGCGGCCGCGCAGGGTGCGAAGGTGATCGGCTTCCAGGAGGTCTTCAACGCCCCGTACTTCTGCCAGGTGCAGGAGCCGGAGCACTACCGCTGGGCCGAGCCGGTGCCGGACGGCCCGACCGTGCGCCGCATGCAGGACCTCGCCCGGGAGACCGGCATGGTCGTCGTCGTCCCGGTCTTCGAGGTCGAGCAGTCCGGCTTCTACTACAACACCGCGGCCGTCATCGACGCCGACGGCACCGTCCTCGGCAAGTACCGCAAGCACCACATCCCGCAGGTCAAGGGCTTCTGGGAGAAGTACTACTTCCGCCCGGGGAACGTCGGCTGGCCGGTCTTCGACACCGCCGTCGGCCGGATCGGCGTCTACATCTGCTACGACCGCCACTTTCCCGAGGGCTGGCGGCAACTGGGCCTCAACGGCGCCCAGCTCGTCTACAACCCGTCCGCCACCTCGCGCGGCCTGTCGGGCTACCTGTGGCGGCTGGAGCAGCCCGCGGCGGCCGTCGCCAACGAGTACTTCGTCGCCGCGATCAACCGGGTCGGCGTGGAGGAGTACGGAGACAACGAGTTCTACGGCTCCAGCTACTTCGTCGACCCGCGCGGTCAGTTCGTCGGCGAGCCCGCCAGCGACACCAAGGAGGAACTGGTCGTCCGCGACCTGGACTTCGATCTGATCGACCAGGTCCGCCAGCAGTGGGCCTTCTACCGCGACCGCCGCCCCGACGCCTACGAAGGGCTGGTGCGGCCGTGA
- a CDS encoding calcium:proton antiporter, whose product MSPRPRTPLLHWAGALPLVAVVLLALIWGRSLPTALVGVVSLFLAAAVLAAVHHAEVIAHRVGEPFGSLVLAVAVTIIEVALIVTLMVDGGEKSAGLARDTVFAAVMITCNGIVGLCLLIGALKRRVAVFNAEGTGAELASVATLAGLSLVLPSFTTTTPGPQFSGPQLIFAALAALALYGLFVTTQTIRHRDYFLPVTTAGEVIDTEDHADPPSLRVALSSLGLLVLALVAVVGLAKAVSPTIESGVASAGMPSSVVGVVIALLVLLPETIAAVRAARRDRIQTSINLGLGSAMASIGLTIPAVALATIWLKGPLVLGLGASHMVLLALTVVVGTLTVVPGRATLLQGSVHLTLFAAYLVLAVSP is encoded by the coding sequence ATGAGCCCCCGTCCGCGTACGCCACTGCTGCACTGGGCCGGTGCGCTGCCGCTGGTGGCGGTGGTGCTGCTGGCCCTGATCTGGGGGCGGTCGCTGCCGACGGCGCTGGTGGGGGTGGTGTCGCTGTTCCTGGCCGCGGCGGTACTGGCCGCGGTGCACCACGCGGAGGTGATCGCGCACCGGGTGGGCGAGCCGTTCGGGTCGTTGGTGCTGGCGGTCGCGGTGACCATCATCGAGGTGGCGCTGATCGTCACGTTGATGGTGGACGGCGGGGAGAAGAGCGCCGGGCTGGCCCGGGACACGGTCTTCGCGGCCGTCATGATCACCTGCAACGGCATCGTCGGGCTCTGCCTGTTGATCGGCGCGCTCAAGCGGAGGGTGGCGGTCTTCAACGCCGAGGGCACCGGGGCGGAGCTGGCCTCGGTCGCCACGCTCGCCGGGCTCAGCCTGGTGCTGCCGTCCTTCACCACCACGACGCCCGGTCCGCAGTTCTCCGGTCCGCAGCTGATCTTCGCGGCGCTCGCCGCGCTGGCGCTGTACGGGCTGTTCGTGACCACCCAGACCATCCGGCACCGGGACTACTTCCTGCCGGTCACCACGGCCGGCGAGGTGATCGACACCGAGGACCACGCCGACCCGCCGTCCCTCAGGGTCGCACTGAGCAGCCTGGGGCTCTTGGTGCTGGCGCTGGTCGCGGTGGTGGGACTGGCCAAGGCGGTCTCGCCCACCATCGAGTCCGGGGTGGCCTCGGCCGGGATGCCGTCGTCCGTGGTGGGCGTGGTGATCGCGCTGCTGGTGCTGCTCCCGGAGACCATCGCGGCGGTCCGCGCGGCCCGCCGGGACCGGATCCAGACCAGCATCAACCTCGGCCTGGGCTCGGCGATGGCCAGCATCGGCCTGACGATCCCCGCGGTCGCGCTGGCCACGATCTGGCTCAAGGGCCCGCTCGTCCTGGGCCTGGGCGCCAGCCACATGGTGCTGCTGGCGCTCACGGTCGTCGTCGGCACGCTGACGGTGGTGCCGGGCCGGGCCACCCTGCTCCAGGGCAGCGTCCACCTGACGCTGTTCGCGGCGTACCTCGTGCTGGCGGTCAGCCCCTGA
- a CDS encoding MFS transporter has protein sequence MSAPDAPDRAGDRTTGPAAGRPELPSGEAGFGARLMTPLLLGSLLNPINSTMIATALVAIGQDFRVGAADTAWLVSAMYLASAVGQPSLGRVADRIGPRRVFVGGAVAVCAAGLLGALAPTFTLLIVSRVVLGVGTAAAYPAAMAMLRAESQRVGRPTPRAVLGRISLAALASAAVGPTLGGLLAVTAGWRAVFAVNVPLALLALVSALAWLPPDRNGRKSTTADGAGGAARGSLDPFGIALFASALTCAMFFLLRLDAPRWPLLAPTAVLAAVLVWWQLRHPQPFIDLRMLARNRALTLTYLRHGLAYLLIYCVLYGFSQWLEQAHGFSSFHAGLVMLPMSGAAAICSLAGAQTKGIRAPLAIAAACLIAGSAVLVLLRGSSPLPVLLVAAALFGIPQGLAATGNQTAVYAQAPADGVGAAAGLQRTAQYLGAITAASLIGLLYGQRATDAGLHAIALLGAALGVLLLALTLADRSLRTTDSRTVG, from the coding sequence ATGAGCGCCCCCGACGCGCCGGACCGGGCCGGGGACCGCACCACCGGACCGGCCGCCGGGAGGCCCGAACTCCCCTCCGGCGAGGCGGGTTTCGGCGCCCGCCTGATGACCCCGCTGCTCCTGGGGTCGCTCCTCAACCCGATCAACTCGACCATGATCGCCACCGCGCTGGTGGCCATCGGCCAGGACTTCCGGGTCGGCGCCGCCGACACCGCGTGGCTGGTCTCGGCGATGTACCTCGCCAGCGCGGTGGGTCAGCCGTCGCTGGGCCGGGTCGCCGATCGGATCGGGCCACGGCGGGTCTTCGTCGGCGGCGCCGTCGCGGTCTGCGCGGCGGGCCTCCTCGGGGCGCTGGCGCCGACCTTCACGCTGCTGATCGTCTCTCGGGTCGTCCTCGGCGTCGGCACCGCGGCGGCCTACCCGGCGGCGATGGCGATGCTGCGTGCCGAGTCACAGCGGGTGGGACGGCCCACGCCCCGGGCCGTGCTCGGCCGGATCTCGCTGGCCGCGCTGGCCAGCGCGGCGGTCGGGCCCACGCTCGGCGGACTGCTCGCCGTCACCGCGGGCTGGCGGGCGGTGTTCGCGGTCAACGTCCCGCTCGCGCTGCTGGCGCTGGTCAGCGCCCTGGCCTGGCTCCCGCCCGACCGGAACGGCCGGAAATCGACCACTGCCGACGGGGCCGGCGGCGCGGCCCGCGGCTCCCTCGACCCGTTCGGGATCGCGCTCTTCGCCTCCGCGCTGACCTGCGCGATGTTCTTCCTGCTGCGACTGGACGCCCCGCGCTGGCCGCTGCTCGCGCCGACCGCGGTGCTGGCCGCCGTCCTGGTGTGGTGGCAGCTGCGCCATCCGCAGCCCTTCATCGACCTGCGGATGCTGGCCCGCAACCGGGCGCTGACGCTGACCTACCTGCGGCACGGGCTGGCCTATCTGCTCATCTACTGCGTGCTCTACGGCTTCAGCCAGTGGCTGGAGCAGGCGCACGGCTTCTCGTCCTTCCATGCCGGGCTGGTGATGCTGCCGATGTCCGGCGCGGCGGCGATCTGCTCGCTCGCCGGCGCCCAGACGAAGGGCATCCGCGCCCCGCTGGCCATCGCCGCGGCCTGCCTGATCGCCGGCAGCGCGGTTCTCGTGCTGCTGCGCGGCAGCAGTCCGCTGCCGGTGCTGCTGGTCGCCGCCGCGCTGTTCGGCATCCCGCAGGGGCTGGCCGCCACCGGCAACCAGACCGCCGTCTACGCCCAGGCCCCGGCCGACGGCGTCGGCGCGGCGGCCGGGCTCCAGCGCACCGCCCAGTACCTCGGCGCGATCACCGCCGCCAGCCTGATCGGGCTGCTCTACGGGCAGCGCGCCACGGACGCGGGGCTGCACGCCATCGCGCTGCTCGGCGCGGCCCTCGGCGTGCTGCTCCTGGCCCTCACCCTCGCCGACCGGTCGCTGCGCACCACCGACAGCCGGACCGTCGGCTGA
- a CDS encoding amidase produces MSVDESQERRTGPSPERPHRPGPAGRLDGQWEGLAEQAEALAAGRVTATDLVHRSLDRIAASQDTINAFRRVRAEAALAEAAEADRRLAAGERLPLLGVPVAVKDDTDVAGEPTAFGCAGVFPPKPHDSEVVRRLRLAGAVIVGKTNACELGQWPFTEGPAFGDTRNPWSLAHTPGGSSGGSAAAVAAGLVPAALGTDGAGSVRIPAAWSHLVGIKPQRGRISTWPDPEAFQGITGIGPLARTVEDAALLLDVASGNHDGDLHRPPAIAAREAAGRDPGRLRIALSWKTAATFTRKSLHPDVRAAVTAVARTLAGLGHFVEEAEPDYGMVGLAFLPRATAGVDEWAARVPDPRLLDRRTQEAARLGRLLGGLPLRRARAVERRQQQRIGALFGSYDVLLTPTTATPPPRVGALAGLSGWQTDKAMIAACPYAWPWNVLGWPGVSVPAGFSADGLPLGAQLLGPAHGEPRLISLAAQLQDALRWHERRPPEQAAASAADLSPEDR; encoded by the coding sequence GTGAGCGTCGACGAGAGCCAGGAACGCCGGACCGGACCGTCCCCGGAACGCCCGCACCGCCCGGGGCCCGCCGGCCGCCTGGACGGACAGTGGGAGGGCCTCGCCGAGCAGGCCGAGGCCCTGGCCGCCGGACGGGTCACCGCCACCGACCTGGTGCACCGCTCGCTGGACCGCATCGCGGCCAGCCAGGACACCATCAACGCCTTCCGCCGGGTGCGGGCCGAGGCGGCGCTCGCCGAGGCCGCGGAGGCGGACCGCCGGCTCGCCGCCGGGGAGCGGCTGCCGCTGCTCGGCGTGCCGGTCGCGGTCAAGGACGACACCGATGTGGCGGGCGAACCCACCGCGTTCGGCTGCGCCGGGGTGTTCCCGCCCAAACCGCACGACTCCGAGGTGGTCCGGCGGCTGCGCCTGGCCGGGGCGGTCATCGTCGGCAAGACCAACGCCTGCGAACTGGGCCAGTGGCCGTTCACCGAGGGCCCGGCCTTCGGCGACACCCGCAACCCCTGGAGCCTCGCGCACACCCCAGGTGGCTCCTCCGGCGGCTCGGCCGCCGCGGTCGCCGCCGGCCTGGTCCCCGCCGCGCTCGGCACCGACGGCGCCGGCTCGGTCCGGATCCCGGCCGCCTGGTCCCACCTCGTCGGCATCAAACCCCAGCGCGGCCGGATCTCGACCTGGCCGGACCCCGAGGCGTTCCAGGGCATCACCGGCATCGGCCCGCTGGCCCGCACCGTCGAGGACGCCGCGCTGCTCCTGGACGTCGCCAGCGGCAACCACGACGGGGACCTGCACCGGCCGCCGGCCATCGCGGCCCGCGAGGCCGCCGGCCGGGACCCCGGGCGGCTGCGCATCGCGCTGTCCTGGAAGACCGCCGCCACCTTCACCCGCAAGTCGCTGCACCCGGACGTCCGGGCCGCGGTGACCGCGGTGGCCCGCACCCTGGCCGGCCTCGGCCACTTCGTCGAGGAGGCCGAACCGGACTACGGGATGGTCGGGCTGGCCTTCCTGCCGCGCGCCACCGCCGGTGTCGACGAGTGGGCCGCCCGGGTCCCCGACCCCCGGCTGCTGGACCGCCGCACCCAGGAGGCGGCCCGGCTGGGCCGGCTGCTCGGCGGGCTGCCGCTGCGCCGGGCCCGCGCCGTGGAGCGCCGGCAACAGCAGCGCATCGGCGCGCTGTTCGGCTCCTACGACGTCCTGCTGACGCCGACCACCGCGACCCCGCCGCCGCGCGTCGGCGCCCTCGCCGGGCTCAGCGGCTGGCAGACCGACAAGGCCATGATCGCGGCCTGCCCGTACGCCTGGCCGTGGAACGTGCTGGGCTGGCCGGGCGTCAGCGTCCCGGCCGGCTTCAGTGCGGACGGGCTGCCGCTGGGCGCCCAACTGCTCGGCCCGGCGCACGGCGAACCGCGGCTGATCTCGTTGGCCGCCCAGCTCCAGGACGCCCTGCGCTGGCACGAGCGGCGGCCCCCGGAGCAGGCCGCCGCATCGGCCGCCGACCTCAGCCCAGAAGACCGATGA
- a CDS encoding aspartate aminotransferase family protein: MPSWLSLYYERPLELTHGEGRHVWDAEGNRYLDFFGGILTTMTAHALPEVTKAVGEQAGRILHTSTLYLSRPMVELAERIAALSGIPDARVFFTTSGTEANDAALLLATTHRRSNQVLAMRNSYHGRSFSTVAITGNQSWSPTSLSPLQTLYVHGGVRSRGPYADLGDAEYVAACVADLEDMLQQTAGGVAALIAEPVQGVGGFTAPPDGLYAAFREVLAREGILWISDEVQTGWGRTGDHFWGWQAHAENGPPDLLTFAKGIGNGMSLGGVVARAEIMNCLSANSISTFGGSPITMAAGLANLNYLLEHDLQGNARRVGGLLIERLRAVAAGLDVVREIRGRGLMIGIELVRPGTDERSPEAATLVLEAARERGLLIGKGGQGGASLRIAPPLTLTVAEAEQGAELLADALRQAQRQLADAS, encoded by the coding sequence ATGCCCTCCTGGTTGAGCCTCTACTACGAACGACCCCTGGAGCTCACCCACGGCGAGGGACGGCACGTCTGGGACGCCGAGGGCAACCGCTACCTCGACTTCTTCGGCGGCATCCTCACCACCATGACCGCGCACGCTCTGCCCGAGGTGACCAAGGCGGTCGGCGAACAGGCCGGCCGGATCCTGCACACCTCCACGCTCTACCTCTCCCGCCCCATGGTGGAGCTGGCGGAGCGGATCGCCGCGCTCTCCGGCATCCCCGACGCCCGGGTCTTCTTCACCACCTCCGGCACCGAGGCCAACGACGCCGCCCTGCTGCTCGCCACCACCCATCGCCGCTCCAACCAGGTGCTGGCGATGCGCAACAGCTACCACGGCCGGTCGTTCTCCACCGTCGCCATCACCGGCAACCAGAGCTGGTCGCCCACCAGCCTCTCGCCCCTGCAGACCCTCTACGTGCACGGCGGGGTGCGTTCCCGTGGCCCGTACGCCGACCTCGGCGACGCGGAGTACGTCGCGGCCTGCGTCGCGGACCTGGAGGACATGCTCCAGCAGACCGCCGGCGGCGTCGCCGCGCTGATCGCCGAACCGGTGCAGGGCGTCGGCGGCTTCACCGCCCCGCCGGACGGGCTGTACGCGGCGTTCCGCGAGGTGCTGGCCCGCGAGGGGATCCTGTGGATCAGCGACGAGGTGCAGACCGGCTGGGGCCGCACCGGCGACCACTTCTGGGGCTGGCAGGCGCACGCCGAGAACGGCCCGCCCGACCTGCTCACCTTCGCCAAGGGCATCGGCAACGGCATGTCCCTCGGCGGGGTGGTGGCCCGCGCCGAGATCATGAACTGCCTGTCCGCCAACTCCATCTCGACCTTCGGCGGCAGCCCGATCACCATGGCCGCGGGCCTGGCCAACCTCAACTACCTGCTGGAGCACGACCTCCAGGGCAACGCCCGGCGGGTCGGCGGGCTGCTCATCGAGCGGCTGCGGGCGGTGGCAGCCGGGCTGGACGTGGTGCGGGAGATCCGCGGCCGGGGCCTGATGATCGGGATCGAGCTGGTCCGGCCGGGCACCGACGAGCGCTCGCCGGAGGCCGCCACGCTGGTGCTGGAGGCCGCCCGCGAGCGCGGTCTGCTGATCGGCAAGGGCGGCCAGGGCGGCGCCTCGCTCCGCATCGCGCCGCCGCTCACGCTCACCGTCGCCGAGGCGGAGCAGGGCGCGGAACTGCTCGCGGACGCCCTGCGGCAGGCCCAGCGGCAGCTCGCGGACGCGTCGTAG
- the ggt gene encoding gamma-glutamyltransferase has product MSKARRLTVLGVTAALAGSLMAVPAAARTAAPRPGPAAPGPTSAKTPVAVGYGGAVASVDADASAAGIAVLRKGGNAVDAAVATAAALGVTEPYSAGVGGGGYFVYYDAGTKTIRTLDGRETAPRTATKDLFLENGKPIPFDDAVTSGLSIGTPGTPATWDSALKKWGSRSLAQVLEPAEQLAAQGFTVDPTFRKQTADNEARFRDFPATAALFLPGGKLPVVGSTLKNPDLARTYRELGRKGVGALYHGAIGRDVVRTVQRPPVRAGSTRKIRPGALTTADLAAYRTLGHAPTHTTYRGLDVYGMAPSSSGGTSVAEALNILEKSDLSHLTEKQFLHRYIEASRIAFADRGRWVGDPAYENVPVKGLTSKRFAASRECLINDGKALTSPLAPGDPRHPTPCGTTGPAAPTTYEGENTTHLTVADKWGNIVSYTLTIEQTGGSGITVPGRGFLLNNELTDFSFAPANPAVHDPNLPGPGKRPRSSISPTIVLRHGTPVLALGSPGGATIITTVLQTLVNHLDRGMPLVDAIAAPRASQRNAAATELEPALWDSPLRGQLEALGHSFKPNPEIGAATGVQRLPDGRWLAAAEKVRRGGGSAMVVHPAP; this is encoded by the coding sequence ATGTCGAAAGCCCGACGTCTCACCGTCCTGGGAGTCACCGCCGCGCTGGCCGGCTCCCTGATGGCGGTCCCGGCCGCCGCCCGGACCGCGGCACCCCGGCCCGGCCCCGCCGCCCCCGGCCCCACCTCCGCCAAGACCCCGGTCGCCGTCGGCTACGGCGGGGCGGTCGCCAGCGTCGACGCGGACGCCTCCGCCGCCGGCATCGCCGTGCTCCGCAAGGGCGGCAACGCGGTCGACGCGGCGGTCGCCACCGCCGCCGCCCTCGGCGTCACCGAGCCCTACTCGGCCGGCGTCGGAGGCGGCGGCTACTTCGTCTACTACGACGCCGGAACCAAGACCATCCGCACCCTCGACGGCCGGGAGACCGCCCCCCGCACCGCCACCAAGGACCTCTTCCTGGAGAACGGCAAGCCCATACCGTTCGACGACGCGGTCACCAGCGGACTCAGCATCGGCACCCCCGGCACCCCGGCCACCTGGGACAGCGCCCTCAAGAAGTGGGGCAGCCGCTCCCTGGCACAGGTCCTCGAGCCCGCCGAGCAGCTCGCCGCGCAGGGCTTCACCGTCGATCCGACCTTCCGCAAGCAGACCGCCGACAACGAGGCGCGGTTCCGCGACTTCCCGGCCACCGCCGCCCTCTTCCTGCCCGGCGGCAAGCTCCCGGTCGTCGGCTCGACGCTGAAGAACCCCGACCTGGCGCGCACCTACCGGGAGTTGGGCCGCAAGGGCGTCGGCGCCCTCTACCACGGTGCGATCGGCCGGGACGTCGTCCGCACCGTCCAGCGGCCACCGGTCCGCGCGGGGAGCACCCGCAAGATCCGCCCCGGTGCCCTGACCACCGCCGACCTCGCCGCGTACCGGACGCTCGGCCACGCGCCGACCCACACCACCTACCGCGGCCTGGACGTCTACGGCATGGCCCCGTCCTCCTCCGGCGGCACCAGCGTCGCCGAGGCGCTCAACATCCTGGAGAAGAGTGACCTTTCGCACCTGACCGAGAAGCAGTTCCTGCACCGCTACATCGAGGCCAGCCGGATCGCCTTCGCCGACCGCGGCCGCTGGGTCGGCGACCCGGCCTACGAGAACGTCCCGGTCAAGGGCCTGACCTCCAAGCGGTTCGCCGCCTCCCGGGAGTGCCTGATCAACGACGGCAAGGCACTCACCAGCCCGCTCGCACCCGGTGACCCGCGCCACCCGACGCCCTGCGGCACCACCGGCCCGGCCGCCCCGACGACGTACGAGGGGGAGAACACCACCCACCTCACCGTCGCCGACAAGTGGGGCAACATCGTCTCCTACACCCTCACCATCGAGCAGACCGGCGGCAGCGGCATCACCGTCCCCGGCCGCGGCTTCCTGCTCAACAACGAACTCACCGACTTCTCCTTCGCGCCGGCCAACCCGGCCGTCCACGACCCGAACCTGCCCGGCCCCGGCAAGCGGCCCCGCTCGTCCATCTCCCCGACCATCGTGCTGCGCCACGGCACCCCCGTGCTGGCGCTGGGCTCGCCCGGCGGCGCCACCATCATCACCACCGTGCTGCAGACCCTCGTCAACCACCTCGACCGCGGCATGCCGCTGGTGGACGCCATCGCCGCACCGCGCGCCAGCCAGCGCAACGCCGCCGCCACCGAGCTCGAACCGGCCCTGTGGGACAGCCCGCTGCGGGGGCAACTGGAGGCCCTCGGCCACAGCTTCAAACCGAACCCGGAGATCGGCGCGGCCACCGGCGTGCAGCGGCTGCCGGACGGCCGCTGGCTCGCGGCGGCCGAGAAGGTCCGGCGCGGCGGCGGCTCCGCGATGGTCGTCCACCCCGCGCCGTAA
- a CDS encoding isochorismatase family protein, with protein sequence MPASTLDPTTALVLIDLQKGITGLPTVHPAAEVVARGARLAAAFRAHGLPVVLVNVTGGAPGRTEAGRAGGTGTPPADWAELVAELDRQPGDILVTKQRWGAFHGTELDAELRRRGVTQVVFAGIATSIGVESSARAAHEHGYHVTVAVDAVTDLDAEAHRNSVERIFPRLGETDTTEAIIGLLG encoded by the coding sequence ATGCCCGCCAGCACCCTGGACCCGACCACCGCACTGGTCCTGATCGACCTTCAGAAGGGCATCACCGGACTGCCCACCGTCCATCCCGCCGCCGAGGTGGTGGCCCGCGGGGCCCGGCTGGCCGCGGCGTTCCGCGCCCACGGACTGCCGGTGGTCCTGGTGAACGTCACCGGCGGCGCGCCGGGCCGCACCGAGGCCGGGCGGGCCGGCGGCACCGGCACCCCGCCGGCCGACTGGGCCGAGCTGGTCGCCGAACTCGACCGGCAGCCCGGCGACATCCTCGTCACCAAGCAGCGGTGGGGCGCCTTCCACGGCACCGAGCTGGACGCGGAGCTGCGCCGGCGCGGCGTCACCCAGGTCGTGTTCGCCGGGATCGCCACCAGCATCGGCGTGGAGTCCAGCGCCCGCGCCGCGCACGAGCACGGCTACCACGTCACCGTCGCCGTCGACGCGGTGACCGACCTCGACGCGGAGGCGCACCGCAACAGCGTGGAGCGGATCTTCCCGCGGCTGGGCGAGACCGACACCACGGAGGCGATCATCGGTCTTCTGGGCTGA
- a CDS encoding MarR family winged helix-turn-helix transcriptional regulator, with the protein MPDKDQERLAADLGATVSLLMRRLRAASPQGELTPTQRAVLARVDADGPATIAGLARAELVRPQSMRMIVGVLEERGILARSPHPTDGRQVVFSLTDEGHRVLRDVRAAKNDWLAVALADRLTADEQRTLAEATALIRRLTEE; encoded by the coding sequence ATGCCCGACAAGGACCAGGAACGACTAGCCGCCGACCTCGGCGCGACCGTGTCCCTGCTGATGCGCCGACTGCGCGCGGCCTCACCGCAGGGCGAACTGACCCCCACCCAGCGCGCGGTGCTCGCCCGGGTCGACGCCGACGGACCGGCCACCATCGCGGGGCTGGCCCGCGCCGAGCTGGTACGCCCGCAGTCGATGCGGATGATCGTCGGCGTGCTGGAGGAGCGCGGGATCCTCGCCCGCAGCCCGCACCCCACCGACGGCCGCCAGGTGGTCTTCTCGCTCACCGACGAGGGCCACCGGGTGCTCCGGGACGTCCGGGCCGCCAAGAACGACTGGCTCGCGGTGGCCCTCGCCGACCGGCTGACCGCCGACGAGCAGCGGACCCTGGCGGAGGCGACCGCGCTGATACGACGGCTGACCGAGGAATGA